From one Mustela nigripes isolate SB6536 chromosome 16, MUSNIG.SB6536, whole genome shotgun sequence genomic stretch:
- the CDRT4 gene encoding CMT1A duplicated region transcript 4 protein isoform X1, whose protein sequence is MNCTRDLQELPGGRRKDKKRLEKGLWAFDVKNSLVMEVIDARKIKTEEGLTENIGLPLCVLEKHNPWPAYVTYMSPMVKRLIEKSKARDLEYAQALEESQPSSRQNKLASITQLKRKKSSKGPGNLMLKDMLSVWSSYSVPATGPTAMPEPRHFHTDSRENPTANYNKIIFSRKPMMRLLPYSSLLVSKEKHSSV, encoded by the exons ATGAACTGCACCAGAGACTTGCAAGAACTTCcaggtgggagaaggaaggacaagAAGAGATTAGAAAAAG GTCTTTGGGCCTTCGATGTGAAGAACTCTTTAGTGATGGAGGTGATCGATGCACGAAAGATAAAGACAGAAGAAG GACTCACAGAGAACATTGGGCTTCCCCTGTGTGTGCTTGAGAAACACAATCCTTGGCCAGCCTATGTGACATATATGTCCCCGATGGTGAAGAGACTCAttgagaaaagcaaagctagagatCTGGAATATGCGCAGGCACTCGAGGAAAGCCAACCGTCATCGAGGCAGAACAAGCTGGCCAGCATCACacagctgaaaaggaaaaagtcatCTAAGGGCCCTGGAAACTTGATGTTGAAGGACATGTTATCAGTGTGGAGCTCTTACTCTGTTCCAGCCACTGGTCCCACCGCTATGCCAGAGCCAAGGCACTTCCACACGGATTCCAGAGAAAATCCCACTGCAAACTATAACAAGATCATCTTCTCTCGAAAACCCATGATGAGGCTGCTTCCATACAGCTCCCTGCTAGTCAGCAAAGAGAAACATTCAAGTGTTTAG
- the CDRT4 gene encoding CMT1A duplicated region transcript 4 protein isoform X2: MEVIDARKIKTEEGLTENIGLPLCVLEKHNPWPAYVTYMSPMVKRLIEKSKARDLEYAQALEESQPSSRQNKLASITQLKRKKSSKGPGNLMLKDMLSVWSSYSVPATGPTAMPEPRHFHTDSRENPTANYNKIIFSRKPMMRLLPYSSLLVSKEKHSSV; the protein is encoded by the exons ATGGAGGTGATCGATGCACGAAAGATAAAGACAGAAGAAG GACTCACAGAGAACATTGGGCTTCCCCTGTGTGTGCTTGAGAAACACAATCCTTGGCCAGCCTATGTGACATATATGTCCCCGATGGTGAAGAGACTCAttgagaaaagcaaagctagagatCTGGAATATGCGCAGGCACTCGAGGAAAGCCAACCGTCATCGAGGCAGAACAAGCTGGCCAGCATCACacagctgaaaaggaaaaagtcatCTAAGGGCCCTGGAAACTTGATGTTGAAGGACATGTTATCAGTGTGGAGCTCTTACTCTGTTCCAGCCACTGGTCCCACCGCTATGCCAGAGCCAAGGCACTTCCACACGGATTCCAGAGAAAATCCCACTGCAAACTATAACAAGATCATCTTCTCTCGAAAACCCATGATGAGGCTGCTTCCATACAGCTCCCTGCTAGTCAGCAAAGAGAAACATTCAAGTGTTTAG